The DNA region CTTCAAAATTACGCCATTGTAAGTAAGTTTCTTTCCAGTTCATCATGTAGCCTCCCTAGTTTTAAAAGCGATAACATCTTAACCTTATTGTATCAAATTTTATAAAAAAAGATATATCAAAGACAAGCTGATTGGCAATTTCATATAGGGTGCCAGCTTAAATGAAGATTCGTCCTTTTTCAATCAAAAAGGAGATAGACCAAAGCCTACCCCCTTCAAGTTAACGCACATTCACCTTGCTTTAACTGTTTTTTATATGATGTTTAGAACTAGTCGTTTAGGGTTTCAATGTAATTGAAGGCTTCTTGGCCACCAATGGCACCGTCACCGACTGCTGTTGAAATTTGGCGCAATTTCTTTTGACGAACATCACCAATGGCGAAGATACCAGGAATATTTGTTTGCATATCTTCATTTGTGATCACCCAACCTTCTTCATCTGTGATGTTTAAATCAGCAAATGCTTCGGTATTTGGAATCAAACCAACATAAATGAAGACACCATCTGTATCCACGTCAGTAATTTCACCAGTTTTAACGTTTTCAACGGCTAAACCAGTGACTTTCATGTCGTCTCCTTTGATTTCTTTGACAACTGTATCCCATGTGAAATCAACCTTATCGTTAGACATAGCACGGTCTTGTAAGATTTTTTGAGCCCGTAATTCGTCACGACGGTGAACGATATTCACGTTTTTACCAAATTGCGTTAAGTAAGTCCCTTCTTCAACGGCTGAGTCACCTCCACCGATTACACGAAGGTCTTTATCACGGAAGAAAGCCCCGTCACAAACCGCACAGTAAGAAACACCGCGGCCTGAATATTTATCTTCACCCGGCACACCCAATTTACGGTGAACAGAACCAGTTGCGATAATGATCGCTTTAGCTTGGTAAGTTTTACCCATATCTGTTTCCAGTAAATGCGCCCCTTCATTCGGCGTTACTTTAGTGACCGTCCCAAATTCGTGGACCACACCAAATTGCATAGCCCCTTCGTACATTTCATTGGCCAAGTCTGGTCCTTGAATGTTTTTGAAACCAGGGTAATTTTCGACATCCGCTGTATTGAC from Aerococcus urinaeequi includes:
- the trxB gene encoding thioredoxin-disulfide reductase, giving the protein MTAALYASRANLSVALLERGIPGGELVNTADVENYPGFKNIQGPDLANEMYEGAMQFGVVHEFGTVTKVTPNEGAHLLETDMGKTYQAKAIIIATGSVHRKLGVPGEDKYSGRGVSYCAVCDGAFFRDKDLRVIGGGDSAVEEGTYLTQFGKNVNIVHRRDELRAQKILQDRAMSNDKVDFTWDTVVKEIKGDDMKVTGLAVENVKTGEITDVDTDGVFIYVGLIPNTEAFADLNITDEEGWVITNEDMQTNIPGIFAIGDVRQKKLRQISTAVGDGAIGGQEAFNYIETLND